Proteins encoded together in one Macadamia integrifolia cultivar HAES 741 chromosome 8, SCU_Mint_v3, whole genome shotgun sequence window:
- the LOC122086249 gene encoding uncharacterized protein LOC122086249: MKSSFGGGGGMGGGRMLSTAIRSALGGNENQNGLSKTISSNANKHNSQILSLSLSSSSSASTSLNLPLSGTSPTVSNWASRASSYFCDGDDWEWESVNGNDDQDRGDMIFDNYYAFGAVPSQEEVEDAVSSLKQIVAPALYSRFCEDRSSSSSDKHVTDHTADPARSELDWIEPPLHLYNPRLSQSHQYGRVSDAFHLLQTDPSIQRMVMSLSSDKAVWDAVMNNEVVKELKESVCIAEDANSQRSDESPDTAAGLLKWILDNSKAKVLELIEKLIKLVNEVFQPEQKKNNTAATTDLFEARLRASLLLSIVVLLIVVVTRAHRV; encoded by the exons ATGAAGAGTTCATTCGGTGGTGGTGGAGGAATGGGTGGAGGGCGGATGCTCAGTACTGCAATCCGTTCTGCTCTTGGAggaaatgaaaatcaaaatgGTTTGTCAAAGACTATTTCTAGCAACGCAAACAAGCACAACTCTCAAATCCTTTCTTTatcattatcttcttcttcgtctgctTCTACTTCACTCAACCTTCCCTTGTCGGGAACTTCTCCTACCGTGTCAAACTGGGCTTCTCGTGCTTCTTCCTACTTCTGTGATGGTGATGATTGGGAATGGGAATCTGTCAATGGAAACGACGACCAAGACAGAGGAGACATGATTTTTGATAATTATTATGCTTTTGGTGCTGTTCCTTCTCAGGAAGAAGTTGAAGATGCCGTCTCCTCTCTTAAACA GATTGTTGCTCCAGCCTTATATTCACGATTCTGTGAAGATAGAAGTTCTTCTAGTTCGGACAAGCATGTAACTGATCATACTGCAGATCCAGCCAGGTCAGAGTTGGATTGGATTGAGCCCCCCCTGCATCTTTACAATCCAAGACTCTCTCAATCTCATCAGTATGGACGGGTTTCTGATGCTTTCCATTTACTGCAGACAGATCCATCTATTCAG AGAATGGTCATGTCATTATCTTCCGATAAAGCAGTCTGGGATGCTGTCATGAACAATGAGGTGGTGAAGGAGCTCAAAGAGTCAGTCTGCATAG CTGAAGATGCTAATTCCCAGAGGTCTGATGAAAGTCCAGACACAGCAGCAGGCCTACTGAAGTGGATATTAGACAACAGTAAGGCAAAAGTTCTGGAACTAATTGAGAAGCTTATAAAGCTTGTGAATGAGGTGTTTCAACCTGAGCAGAAGAAGAACAACACAGCAGCAACCACAGATCTCTTTGAAGCCAGGCTGAGAGCCTCTCTGCTACTCTCCATTGTGGTTCTCCTTATTGTGGTGGTGACTCGAGCCCACAGGGTGTAA